The following coding sequences are from one Carcharodon carcharias isolate sCarCar2 chromosome 13, sCarCar2.pri, whole genome shotgun sequence window:
- the kctd10 gene encoding BTB/POZ domain-containing adapter for CUL3-mediated RhoA degradation protein 3 isoform X1 gives MEERMSGESAVSPVPAASTRTTSFKGASPSSKYVKLNVGGALYYTTMQTLTKQDTMLKAMFSGRMEVLTDSEGWILIDRCGKHFGAVLNYLRDGAVPLPETNREIEELLAEAKYYLVQGLVEECQAALQQKETYEPFCKVPVITSNKEEQRLIATSNKPAVKLLYNRSNNKYSYTSNSDDNMLKNIELFDKLSLRFNGRVLFIKDVLGDEICCWSFYGQGRKIAEVCCTSIVYATEKKQTKVEFPEARIYEETLNILLYETQDGRGPDNALLEATGGAAGRSHHLEEEEERERIERVRRIHIKRPDDRSHLHQ, from the exons GAAGAGAGAATGTCTGGAGAAAGCGCGGTGAGTCCAGTGCCCGCAGCGTCGACGCGCACCACCTCCTTCAAAGGGGCGAGCCCAAGCTCCAAGTACGTCAAGCTGAATGTGGGAGGTGCTCTGTACTACACCACAATGCAGACCCTAACCAAACAGGACACCATGCTGAAGGCCATGTTCAGTGGCAGGATGGAGGTGCTAACAGACAGCGAAG GCTGGATTCTAATTGACCGCTGCGGAAAGCACTTTGGCGCGGTTCTGAACTACCTGCGTGATGGCGCTGTGCCCCTCCCAGAGACTAACCGCGAAATTGAGGAACTGCTGGCCGAGGCCAAGTACTACCTGGTCCAGGGGCTGGTGGAGGAGTGCCAGGCTGCCCTTCAG CAGAAAGAGACCTATGAGCCTTTCTGTAAAGTTCCTGTGATCACATCAAACAAGGAGGAACAGCGACTAATCGCAACTTCTAATAAG CCTGCAGTTAAGCTGTTGtacaacagaagcaacaacaaATATTCCTACACCAG CAACTCGGATGATAATATGCTGAAGAACATCGAGCTGTTTGACAAGTTGTCTCTACGCTTTAACGGCAGAGTGCTTTTCATAAAGGACGTCCTTGGTGATGAAATCTGCTGCTGGTCCTTTTACGGGCAGGGCCGAAAGATTGCTGAGGTGTGCTGCACCTCCATAGTGTACGCAACAGAGAAGAAACAGACCAAG GTTGAGTTCCCCGAAGCCCGAATCTATGAAGAGACTCTGAACATTTTATTGTACGAGACCCAGGATGGACGCGGACCGGATAATGCTCTGCTGGAGgcgactggaggagcagcaggtcGGTCTCACCaccttgaggaggaggaggagcgggaGAGGATCGAGCGGGTCCGGAGGATTCACATCAAGCGCCCAGATGACCGATCGCACCTCCATCAGTGA
- the kctd10 gene encoding BTB/POZ domain-containing adapter for CUL3-mediated RhoA degradation protein 3 isoform X2, with translation MEERMSGESAVSPVPAASTRTTSFKGASPSSKYVKLNVGGALYYTTMQTLTKQDTMLKAMFSGRMEVLTDSEGWILIDRCGKHFGAVLNYLRDGAVPLPETNREIEELLAEAKYYLVQGLVEECQAALQKETYEPFCKVPVITSNKEEQRLIATSNKPAVKLLYNRSNNKYSYTSNSDDNMLKNIELFDKLSLRFNGRVLFIKDVLGDEICCWSFYGQGRKIAEVCCTSIVYATEKKQTKVEFPEARIYEETLNILLYETQDGRGPDNALLEATGGAAGRSHHLEEEEERERIERVRRIHIKRPDDRSHLHQ, from the exons GAAGAGAGAATGTCTGGAGAAAGCGCGGTGAGTCCAGTGCCCGCAGCGTCGACGCGCACCACCTCCTTCAAAGGGGCGAGCCCAAGCTCCAAGTACGTCAAGCTGAATGTGGGAGGTGCTCTGTACTACACCACAATGCAGACCCTAACCAAACAGGACACCATGCTGAAGGCCATGTTCAGTGGCAGGATGGAGGTGCTAACAGACAGCGAAG GCTGGATTCTAATTGACCGCTGCGGAAAGCACTTTGGCGCGGTTCTGAACTACCTGCGTGATGGCGCTGTGCCCCTCCCAGAGACTAACCGCGAAATTGAGGAACTGCTGGCCGAGGCCAAGTACTACCTGGTCCAGGGGCTGGTGGAGGAGTGCCAGGCTGCCCTTCAG AAAGAGACCTATGAGCCTTTCTGTAAAGTTCCTGTGATCACATCAAACAAGGAGGAACAGCGACTAATCGCAACTTCTAATAAG CCTGCAGTTAAGCTGTTGtacaacagaagcaacaacaaATATTCCTACACCAG CAACTCGGATGATAATATGCTGAAGAACATCGAGCTGTTTGACAAGTTGTCTCTACGCTTTAACGGCAGAGTGCTTTTCATAAAGGACGTCCTTGGTGATGAAATCTGCTGCTGGTCCTTTTACGGGCAGGGCCGAAAGATTGCTGAGGTGTGCTGCACCTCCATAGTGTACGCAACAGAGAAGAAACAGACCAAG GTTGAGTTCCCCGAAGCCCGAATCTATGAAGAGACTCTGAACATTTTATTGTACGAGACCCAGGATGGACGCGGACCGGATAATGCTCTGCTGGAGgcgactggaggagcagcaggtcGGTCTCACCaccttgaggaggaggaggagcgggaGAGGATCGAGCGGGTCCGGAGGATTCACATCAAGCGCCCAGATGACCGATCGCACCTCCATCAGTGA
- the kctd10 gene encoding BTB/POZ domain-containing adapter for CUL3-mediated RhoA degradation protein 3 isoform X3 codes for MSGESAVSPVPAASTRTTSFKGASPSSKYVKLNVGGALYYTTMQTLTKQDTMLKAMFSGRMEVLTDSEGWILIDRCGKHFGAVLNYLRDGAVPLPETNREIEELLAEAKYYLVQGLVEECQAALQQKETYEPFCKVPVITSNKEEQRLIATSNKPAVKLLYNRSNNKYSYTSNSDDNMLKNIELFDKLSLRFNGRVLFIKDVLGDEICCWSFYGQGRKIAEVCCTSIVYATEKKQTKVEFPEARIYEETLNILLYETQDGRGPDNALLEATGGAAGRSHHLEEEEERERIERVRRIHIKRPDDRSHLHQ; via the exons ATGTCTGGAGAAAGCGCGGTGAGTCCAGTGCCCGCAGCGTCGACGCGCACCACCTCCTTCAAAGGGGCGAGCCCAAGCTCCAAGTACGTCAAGCTGAATGTGGGAGGTGCTCTGTACTACACCACAATGCAGACCCTAACCAAACAGGACACCATGCTGAAGGCCATGTTCAGTGGCAGGATGGAGGTGCTAACAGACAGCGAAG GCTGGATTCTAATTGACCGCTGCGGAAAGCACTTTGGCGCGGTTCTGAACTACCTGCGTGATGGCGCTGTGCCCCTCCCAGAGACTAACCGCGAAATTGAGGAACTGCTGGCCGAGGCCAAGTACTACCTGGTCCAGGGGCTGGTGGAGGAGTGCCAGGCTGCCCTTCAG CAGAAAGAGACCTATGAGCCTTTCTGTAAAGTTCCTGTGATCACATCAAACAAGGAGGAACAGCGACTAATCGCAACTTCTAATAAG CCTGCAGTTAAGCTGTTGtacaacagaagcaacaacaaATATTCCTACACCAG CAACTCGGATGATAATATGCTGAAGAACATCGAGCTGTTTGACAAGTTGTCTCTACGCTTTAACGGCAGAGTGCTTTTCATAAAGGACGTCCTTGGTGATGAAATCTGCTGCTGGTCCTTTTACGGGCAGGGCCGAAAGATTGCTGAGGTGTGCTGCACCTCCATAGTGTACGCAACAGAGAAGAAACAGACCAAG GTTGAGTTCCCCGAAGCCCGAATCTATGAAGAGACTCTGAACATTTTATTGTACGAGACCCAGGATGGACGCGGACCGGATAATGCTCTGCTGGAGgcgactggaggagcagcaggtcGGTCTCACCaccttgaggaggaggaggagcgggaGAGGATCGAGCGGGTCCGGAGGATTCACATCAAGCGCCCAGATGACCGATCGCACCTCCATCAGTGA